The Hypomesus transpacificus isolate Combined female chromosome 2, fHypTra1, whole genome shotgun sequence genome window below encodes:
- the LOC124478232 gene encoding annexin A2-like, which produces MEALTKTLEITLPQARDMWWGTLGTVRPYPNFNAGKDARELHTALESKVTDVNTLVRILTNRNNAQRQSIADAYHKLTQKDLSLALKKALSGGLEDLMLGLMMTPAQFDAHRLRQTMEGLGTDEEGLLEVLCSKSPQQLRDITIAYKQEFDRYLENDLISETSKEFTKLVLAILKKEETNVKGFINYQLIDQDTKTLNAAISGKKTDPAPWIQVLTTRDSVHLNRVFSRLEDLRNERVEKMVQTHFSGDVKIGFRILVCCIQSIPAYLAQRLQSNIKKGRAMQWILISHSEDDLLCVRMEFRRLTNNSLYSTLQKEYKGELQQALLALCRSEDL; this is translated from the exons ATGGAAGCCCTGACAAAGACATTGGAAATCACGCTTCCCCAAGCCAGA GACATGTGGTGGGGAACACTGGGCACTGTCAGGCCGTACCCCAACTTCAATGCTGGGAAAGATGCTAGAGAGCTTCATACTGCTCTGGAGAGCAAAG TCACAGATGTGAACACACTGGTACGAATCCTGACTAATCGGAACAATGCCCAGCGACAGAGCATTGCGGACGCCTATCACAAGCTCACACAGAAG GATCTGTCCCTAGCCCTGAAGAAGGCCCtctctggggggctggaggacctCATGCTGGGCCTGATGATGACCCCGGCTCAGTTCGACGCCCACCGCCTCAGACAGACCATGGAG GGGCTGGGCACGGATGAGGAGGGCCTGCTGGAGGTGCTGTGCAGCAAGTCTCCACAGCAGCTCAGGGACATCACCATAGCCTACAAgcagg AGTTTGACCGCTACTTGGAGAATGACCTCATCAGCGAGACGAGTAAGGAGTTCACCAAACTGGTGCTGGCCATACTCAAG AAGGAAGAGACTAACGTAAAGGGCTTTATTAATTACCAACTCATTGATCAGGACACTAAG actctAAATGCAGCAATCAGTGGTAAAAAGACGGACCCAGCCCCCTGGATACAGGTGTTAACCACCCGGGACTCAGTTCACCTCAACAGag tgTTTTCCAGGTTGGAGGATTTGAGAAATGAGAGAGTGGAAAAAATGGTTCAAACTCACTTCTCTGGGGATGTTAAAATTGGCTTTCGCATACTAG TTTGCTGCATCCAGAGTATTCCTGCATACCTGGCACAGAGGCTGCAGAGCAACATTAAG aaaggGCGTGCTATGCAGTGGATACTCATCAGCCACAGTGAAGATGATCTGCTTTGCGTCCGAATGGAGTTTCGCAGGCTGACCAACAATTCCCTATACTCTACACTCCAG AAAGAATACAAAGGAGAACTGCAGCAAGCTCTTCTGGCCTTGTGTCGATCTGAAGACCTATAA